ATGCGTAAGAAAATCGTTATGCCTGCTCACCTGATGAGACAATCCGGACAGAAAGCAGGAGAACTTTGGGGGCATTTCTCAGATGCTGCACAGAGATGTATGGTATATACAGGGAATGATTATATCAATATTATGAAAGACTTATTAGATGAGTGGAAAATAGAGCACGTAAAAGGTCTTACAGAGAAAGCGGAAAAAGCTCAGGAATACCTGATGAAGCTTCCTGCAAGACTACAGAAGATCACAGACAGAGTTTCTACTCCGGATCTTCAGTTCCAGTTCAACTGGGTAAAGAGCTAAAAGTTCCATATTATTATTTAATTTATAAAAGTATTGAGTGCCTTTCTTTTTGGCACTCTTTTTTATTTCTTATCTTTGCAAAGCTAAAAAAGAACAAAATGTTAAATAATAAAAAGATTGCTGTTGACTTTGACGGGACCGTTGTGGATGATGCTTATCCGGCAATTGGAAAACCGAAAACCTTTGCTTTCGAAACTTTAAAAAGACTGCAGGCAGAAGGATACAGACTTATTCTTTGGACCTATAGACACGGAAAAACGTTAGATGAAGCAGTAGAATTCTGCAAAAAAAACGGAATCGAATTCTATGCAGTAAACTCAAGCTTTGAAGGAGAGGTCTTTGACTCTGAAAATCAATCCAGAAAACTGGATGCAGATTGGTTCATTGACGACAGAAACTTAGGTGGATTCCCGGGATGGGGCGAAATCTACAATATTATTCAGGAGAGAATAGAATTCCGTGTAGAAGGAAAAGAAGTTCTTGCCTATTCAAAATTAAAAAAAGAAAAGAAAAAAGGACTTTTCTGGTAAGACCAAGCATAGAAGCCAGACATTAAACAGTAGTTTTTTTAGTGTCATATTCATTATTGAGC
This genomic window from Chryseobacterium sp. MEBOG06 contains:
- a CDS encoding BT0820 family HAD-type phosphatase, yielding MLNNKKIAVDFDGTVVDDAYPAIGKPKTFAFETLKRLQAEGYRLILWTYRHGKTLDEAVEFCKKNGIEFYAVNSSFEGEVFDSENQSRKLDADWFIDDRNLGGFPGWGEIYNIIQERIEFRVEGKEVLAYSKLKKEKKKGLFW